Part of the Leishmania infantum JPCM5 genome chromosome 34 genome, AAGTGTTGACGGCGGGCAGCGATCGTATCGTGCGCCTGTACGACTCCAAGCTTACCCCGCTTGCGCAGTTGACAGAGGGAGTAAACGCGGATGGCACATCACGtccggcacacacaaaccgcatcttctctcttcgcttcttgaccgaggtggcggcagtcAGTGCAGGCTGGGAGAGTCCGATTCAGCTGTGGgacctgcgtgcgtgtcgatCCAACAGGCAGGTAGTCGGGGTGCAGGGGGTGTCGGATTGCTTAGAACCCGTCCCAAGCACACcgatggtgctggtggcgtcCCCGAAGTCGACGAACACACTGCAAATTTTCGACACCGTCACCGGAAGAGTGCTGGAGGAGAACTCGAGCAAAATGTGCTCTCAGTTAAACGTGGCAGAGCGCGTGTTAGTATGCCGCATCCAGGGCGACACAGGCAATGCCTGGTGTCTCACGGTTTCGCCGCCCTCCGTGATTGTTCTCTGCGTGTCCTCCGGCCTCATAGTGGCacgcgcggcgctcgcgcatACTCCAATCAACATGACCATGAAAGATGCcagtgtggtggtggggtgcaAGAATGGAGTTTTGCTGCAGGTGTCACTTAGGATGTAAACAAGACTCAGTCAATAGTAATAGGTAAGAGACGTGTTCTCTCTATCTGGCGcttttcctctcctttcttttttttttttcgcggtCGTCTgacgctgcgcctgcgtcgAGGGTGTCCCTCACAGAGGGCAGTTTTGTGGGTTTTTGGCTCCGTCCGCATGTATCATATTACGCTGCGGCAGtacgcacagacagacacgtgctttatttttttttttgtctccCTGAGCGTCCCCGTTTGCACACACGAACACGTTAGCGCATAGGCGCATACAACCACCACCGCACATCTACCGTTGTAGGAGTACGACTAAAGACTGGTCGTCTAGAGCATACCGTCTGCCTTTGAATCGGGGCCGTGCGGGTAGTGGTCCGGGGGCAGGGCCAGTTCAGGTGCACCCCGGATGAGCCCAAGGAGGTTGTTGGCCGGTCTCAGGTGAGGGCACTCTAAGGCCCTGCACGCCCTGCCTGCATTCCATGCTTCTCCCTGATTCGCCTCAATCCGTATCACTCCATAATGTGGTGAGGAGGCTCTCCTAAGCACGAGTTTGCAAGACTCCGATGATGCGACTTCGGGgtgctctcctcctgcttTCGGCATCGGTGCCTAATGCGCCCGTTCGGTCGGATAGTGAACGTGCCGCATGTTTTGCAAACGTGCGATGCGGGGCTGACAGGCAGGGATCTCTTCGCGCCTTGCTCGCCCATCACTCCTGCTCTTCTCGCCTCTGCGCCCTCTGCTTTGAATGCGATACACCATGCCAGCTTTGGtggagtgcgcgtgtgcacagtGCTCACGGTAACTTCATGTTGGGGCCTGTTTCAGGGCCCACTGCTgtctgaggaggagggggcgtgcCCGGATGGCTTGCACGCATGTGCAGCGACACGCGAGACCGTGCCGTAAGTGCGTGGCAGCCTCGGCACTCTTGCCCTCTCATGACTCGGCACGCCCTTGAAAGGAGTGGGGGTGTGTGACAAGCGGGAAAGGCCCGCGGCGAAACACGTACCTACGCACAAAGAACTGACAGTCTCTTATCTTTGTTGAATCGTCAACACGATTTTGTTGTGTGCTTGCGCAACGGTGGACATGGGGGTGCACATCTCCCCATAAAGGCGCCAGCCCATGTCTGTCTACCTACACCAAGAGCCCGAAACCGTACCCGGAGGCAGGCTCTCGGCTTCCCGGCACAGTGGGTACCCCGTGCCTGCGatcaccccctcctcccactgATGCAGCCGGTACCATCAGGCGAACAACATACTCAAACAGCACAAAAAAGGggccctcttttctttttctgcgCCTCTCACGGCCATGACGTTAGTCAGCGCAGTGCCACGAAGCAGCGTCAATCACCGGTGTAGCGACAGCGTGGCTTGTTGGCATGGAGCGCCGCAGCAaacgcgcctcctcctttcaCAATCAGTGGTGCATAGGTGCGTCACAGAGCAGCGAGTCCTGCGGTCATGCCGAATTCACGTCGTCCTGTGCGACTTCTCTGCCGATCCCTCTtcactctctcccctctgccACTACCCCTCCACCGGCCCCCTTCTCCACACGTcgcctttctcttctttcgtCCACGTATTCATGCCCCTCTGCATCAATACCGCACTTCTGATTTTACACGAGCAGAGAGCAgcgcgtctttttttttatgtcCATCGGCACCGACTACTTGAGCGCCTTGCTCAACTGCAATGGATGCCTGCAAGAGCGCATcctgcgccgcatcctcATCATCGAGTACGAAACAGACAGCCTTTTGGCGCTACGATGCGCCCTTGTACCTCTGCAGATCCCAACTCGCAAAAGAAAACGGCACACTGAGCCTGTCGCCGCTCAGGGGACGTGTTTGAGCTTGGATGCCGATACGGCTCGTCATCGCTGGAGCACAGAACTTTCCAAAGCACTCAACGAtgaggcggcgaaggcgaacTGCACCGCATCGCTGTGTCCGCATGCAAAGAAGCGCTGGTATGCAGTCGCCGAGGCACTTCGTCGCGCCGGACACCCGTCATTCACCCCATACGAGCTGGTCACCAAGTACAAGGAGATGCACAGCGATCCAAGACCCTTTTCACCCAGTGAGGCTTGTTTCGTGTGCCAGTATGTCCGAGAAAAAGGACGTGACTGGCAGGGGCTGTGTCAAGCACTGCATCAGCGTCTGGGACATGTACGTACACCTTTTCAAGTAGCCCAGCAATACCGCCAGAGGTTGCGGTGCGCTTTTGTCGAGAATCGCCTCACCTCATCTCAGCTCCTTACCCTGCTCGCAGACCTGCCCGCCTCCCCGCACCGTCGCGACTTTGCCGCGCTGtcggtggaggcgcagcggttCACCTCGCACAAGACACTCCAGGTAAGCCCGCTTTACTTGAAGAGGGAGCTGGAGACCCTTGACTTTGCTGCCCGGGTGCCGACATGCCACCAGCTCTACTGGAAGCTAGTGAACCTTCTGTGCAacttctccctctcgcatCCAAACCGCCTTGATGCGTTTCAGCACAGGATGCCATTCTGCTACCAGCAGCTTTCCCTAGCCGAcctcgcgcgctctctccaATGCGAGGCAgtggagctgcaggagagaGTCGTCCACGCACTCCTGCGTCTTAGTCGTCCACCAGAGGCACTCAACTACGAGGAATGCTCCAAGAAGCTCTTCGGGACGGTGTGCGGTGCACGGCTGATCTACCAAATCTCCGAGAAGTTGCACGAAAAAGACACTTGAGCTGCCCGTCACATCTCACACATATTATCTTCTGTTGCACGGGCCTGTGGTCATGTTGGAGGGCAAATGACGCAGCTTCGCGGATTTGTTTTGCATAGCCCTCATTGCCTTGTCCCAGCACACCAGTAGCAACCTCGATGGGTACCTGCTGTCGTCTGCCCTTGCGGGCACACGAAAGAGCAGCGACCCGTTGACAAACTGCGCAaaggcaaaacaaaaagagaatATACTAACAGGCTACGGCGGTAAAAGGTCCCGAAAGGAAACGACATCTTGGCGGCATCCAATGTCACATCGCTacacggcgctgcgcgtgacACCGTCATACACAATCTATTGCGCAGGCCTCCCCACTTCTCTGTCGCCCGCCATCCTCTTCAACCCTTGCCGTACCTTACTTCTCTCTCGATACTCTCGGTGAACTTGGAAAGCACTCACGAGTCGCGTTtttttgtgcgcgtgtgtgtgttcgccctcccccctcctccaccaccccaACCCTACCTCTCGTCGTCTACCTCTCTCGCACTCCGTTCGTATAACTCTCGCTCCTCTGTGCAGCACGGCCCTATATTCGCTCGGCCCCCGTCCCATTGTCGGTGCCCGTGTTTTGCTTGATCTTTGaccccccctcttcccccctcttccctcctctttcccctctctctatccctctccgtctccagTAAATAATGGAAGGCATTtcagaggagcagcgccaaCGTGAAGAGGCCGAGATTCGTGAGCGCGACCGCAAGCGCcagcaagagaaggaggaacacgagcgccgcctcgcggaggaaaaggcggaggaggagcgcaagcGTCGCGatgaggagcagctgcgcgtcgaGGAGGAAAAGCGCAAAAagcggcaggaggaggagtggaaGCGTCTCGGCTCAGATGCGATCCAGGAcctgccgccggtgccaccgccggtggcggaggagggagcgcTAGACATGTGGTACCTTGACGACGAGACGTCTCAGCCTCCGCTGAGCACCGCCAGCCTCAAACCTGGGCGAAAGATGGGCGCTCCTGCGGTCACCATGAAGGCGTTGCGGGAGTTGGGTGTGGTCCTTTTCCGCGTCAGTATGAGCGACTTCTGCGTGGTAAGGCAGATCATCAAGGAACGCGAATACAAGCACACCGACGAGATCAAAATCTCGCAGACCGCCAAGGACGACAGCTTTCTCGAGCGGTGGTATCAGGAACACTACACCGAGGACGAGCAGTTTCGCGTCGTGATGGACGGCTCCTTCTTCCTGGATATCCGGTCCAAGCAAGACGAGTGGATCCGGGTGCACCTGAAAGCAGGTGATCTTGTCGTTCTACCTGCCGGCATGTATCACCGTGCCACCCTCGATGAAGACGATTACGTGGCGCTCTATCGCGGCTTCCAAGACGCACCCCGCTTTGTACCCGTCAAGCGGTCCGACAGCCGGGCAGACTCCAACCAGGTTCGGCTGGCATACTTGATGAGTTTGAAGAAGGGCGACGTCGCCACGCAGAACGGATTTCTGTGATTCCGTGCGTCGTCTGTGTACCGTATTTCTTCCCCTGTGTTCATGTGCTTGATGTAACGGTGAACGGCTTTCCTTCCGCACCTCCCTCTGGCTCCGTTccggtgctgctcggctgcgtcggcgatggcgtTGTCGACGACGAAGCTGGTGGGAACAGCATTGGCGAGCCGAACGCCTCTTACATATCATCATGTACAAACACAACAAAACGCATGTCCCCAAGCACAACTGTTGTTGCGTCCTATTCTCCTTTTTGAATTCTTATGTAGCCAGCCATGCCGCCTCTTATTTCGTGGCGGCATTCCAGTACACCCAAAGAAACGCAATTTGGTGGTATGCTGACCGACAACGCCGAACACCGTGCGCTCACGCACTGAATTCAGTTTCCGAGTGGTTGATTCCGTTGTCCATCCTCTCACGCccgctttcctttcttctccgCATACTCTCGTGCTACGCGCTCGCCTCCGACGCTGAGTGCGGCGTGGAGTCAGCACTGTCGGAACGACACCGCTACACCGACGTCACGTGCTCTGCTCACCAACCATCCCACGTGTCTTCTCTCGCTGATCTCGCACGGTTGTACAGGACATCGTGCTTTACCTCCTCCAACCCACCGAACCTCGCTCCCactcctttctctctccctctcgtccGCCAAGCTGTGGATTTTTCTTCTGTCCCCGGCGCTGGCCATCGTGCTTGTGTacgtgcctctctctttctctatGCGCATCGTTCACCCGTCAACTGGGTGCCATGTACACGCGTGATGTCAGTGACCGCATTAGCGGCATCTCCGCAGCGGACCTTGCGCAGCGTTTGGTCGAGATTTCGGCAAGGAACACTGCACAAGATGATGCCTTTACCAAGAGCGTTTCCCAGCGGCCCCTACCACACTGTGTGAGTGCACTGCTGTGGGATGCGAAATGCGCTGGGGCAGCCCCGCCGCGGACGGCACTGTTGCGCGGTGATGTGGTGAACATGACGTCGTCTGTGTCGGATGCGACGCTCTCTTGCGTCGCACTTTCACACAATGTGCGATTTCGCTTTGCCCGCTCACGGCACAGGCGCCTGACAGGGATCCTctcatcggcagcggcgtccttGCCGCTTCGAATATGCCGAGTCGGCGTGACACACTTCTACTGGATGGACGAGTGCGCGCCGGGAGTGTCGTACGACGACGAATCGGTGCTGTCGACGGTGCTGCAAAAACGGATTGTGCAATGGGCCGTATGCACCTTCGCACGGAATCCACTGTTGCGCAACATATCCCTGCAAGCCCTTGAAGCCGTTTTTCCCGCGCTGCTTGCTTTCTCGCCGCGCGAACGCGAGGAGCTTCTTAAGCAAGCCGCAGAGTTCCTCGGTCAAGGGACACTCATTTGGTACGGTGGGGCGATGATCAAGCAGTTCCACGAAAGCGCCGCCTCACTCGCTCTTCCCCTACTCACATCCAGTGAGGAACGTTGCTCCGCGGCGCTCTTATTTGCGCTCTCAACGGCGCAGGAAATTATGGGCGCTCGACGTGCTGACGCCGCACAGGCActtcgctttcttctcgAGGTGTacggcgcgcgctgcgtggCGCTATCGCCAGCGCTGACAACCGCAACGCTGCTCGTGTCCCGGGCAATGGTGCCGCTCtgcacccgccgctgctttggAGCAGGATCACGTCAGCACAATCTACTCCAGCCCTACCTCTTCCCATTATCCTGCGCAgctgtggaggcgctgccgtggaTTCTACACAGTACCcacacctcctcccccgagCTCAACCGAGAGCTCGTACGCCGTACCCGTgaagccgcagctgcagtgctcaccacggcagcgccgttcGCTGCCACCACTGCTCAAAAGCGTCAGACACACGAGGACGACGCCACCGCATTCTTCTGCGCAAATCACGCGCTCCAAATACGCCGCGACACACTCGTTGCTCATTTCAGTAGCGACGTCCCCTCTTCGTTATCCGCACTGACGGCGGCCGACAGCGGTGTCGTGGCGCGTTCACGCCTGCTGGAAGCGGCGCCCAAATGGTGGGAGCAAGCGGCGAAAGCGAGCAACAGCGACGTGTCTCGTGACGAGGCAGAGTTGAAGATCAATGTGAaggccgcggccgcagcgctgcgcgagcCCCACGGCGGTGACCACGCGCTGCTTGCCGTTATGCACCGCACGCGCAAACGTCAGCGCAACGGCGAGCAGCTCACGGCACAGACGGTGGAAACGGCGCTCGAGGGTGCGTCGATTCGGTTGAATCGACGCGCCCTCCTACAGCTCGTGGACATTTTGGCGCTCAATGCGCACAGCGAGGACCGC contains:
- a CDS encoding putative 1,2-Dihydroxy-3-keto-5-methylthiopentene dioxygenase, with the protein product MEGISEEQRQREEAEIRERDRKRQQEKEEHERRLAEEKAEEERKRRDEEQLRVEEEKRKKRQEEEWKRLGSDAIQDLPPVPPPVAEEGALDMWYLDDETSQPPLSTASLKPGRKMGAPAVTMKALRELGVVLFRVSMSDFCVVRQIIKEREYKHTDEIKISQTAKDDSFLERWYQEHYTEDEQFRVVMDGSFFLDIRSKQDEWIRVHLKAGDLVVLPAGMYHRATLDEDDYVALYRGFQDAPRFVPVKRSDSRADSNQVRLAYLMSLKKGDVATQNGFL